A window of the Oncorhynchus kisutch isolate 150728-3 unplaced genomic scaffold, Okis_V2 Okis02a-Okis13b_hom, whole genome shotgun sequence genome harbors these coding sequences:
- the LOC109876952 gene encoding derlin-1 produces the protein MSDIGDWFKTIPFITRYWFAGSIAVPLIGKLGLISPMYLVLWPENFFHKFQVWRPITSTLYFPVGPGTGFLYLVNLYFLYQYSTRLETGAFDGRPADFVFMLLFNWLCIVITGLMMDMQLLMIPLIMSVLYVWAQLNRETIVSFWFGTRFKACYLPWVILGFNYIIGGSVVNELIGNLVGHLYFFLMFKYPMDLGGRSFLSTPDFLYRFLPNRRGGVSGFGAPPSRRPAAPEAGGGGGGGGGMGGRHAWGAGFRLGDD, from the exons ATGTCAGATATCGGGGACTGGTTCAAAACAATCCCGTTCATCACCCGGTACTGGTTTGCTGGGTCGATTGCGGTTCCCTTGATAGGTAAACTGGGACTAATCAGTCCCATGTACCTCGTCTTATGGCCAGAGAACTTCTTTCACAAATTTCAG gtaTGGAGACCAATCACCTCCACCCTATACTTCCCTGTGGGCCCTGGAACAGGCTTCCTCTACCTAGTCAATCTTTATTTCCTCTACCAGTACTCTACCAGGCTGGAAACAG GGGCGTTTGATGGGCGTCCGGCTGACTTTGTGTTCATGCTGCTCTTCAACTGGCTCTGCATCGTT ATAACCGGCTTAATGATGGACATGCAG CTCCTGATGATCCCGTTGATAATGTCCGTCCTGTACGTGTGGGCTCAGCTGAACAGAGAAACCATAGTCTCCTTCTGGTTTGGGACACGCTTCAAAGCATGTTATCTACCCTGGGTCATCCTTGGATTCAACTACATTATTGGGGGCTC TGTTGTCAATGAACTGATTGGGAACCTGGTGGGCCATCTCTACTTCTTCCTGATGTTTAAATACCCCATGGACCTGGGAGGCAGGTCCTTCCTGTCAACACCTGACTTCCT GTACCGCTTCCTGCCCAACAGACGAGGGGGCGTGTCTGGGTTTGGAGCGCCACCCAGCAGGAGACCTGCAGCTCCCGAGgccggtggtggtggtggtggtggaggaggtatgGGAGGACGTCATGCCTGGGGAGCTGGCTTCCGTCTAGGGGACGACTGA
- the LOC116359323 gene encoding zinc fingers and homeoboxes protein 2 gives MASRRKTTTPCRADAVFRGDDMMWQEDPGEMEVEVSAKDKSTVVNGSTEMLPGEDWSSGTEPSGSLQESPAPEKPNAVDSRPQRKQQGGYECKYCPFSTQNLNEFKEHVDSNHPNVILNPLYLCAVCNFNTKKFDTLTEHNERCHPGESNFKFKRIKLNNQTILEQSIEGAGNAVVCDSTNGIQTGEDFATFPLSKSTTVKISKPKTDNKRLFTESQPDRLDHELPRKQIAAVNVTGTVIIPEATLKDGVSHIMPSLQRPPNYNLVPKIAVPLNTSKYNPSLDSNMTLITSFTKFPYPTQAELSWLTVASKHPEEQIKVWFTLQRLKQGISWSPEEVEEARKKMFNGTIQSVPQTTFTVLSGAQMAQSTKGQQSLVQSVPFNLLGQTSYVLTPVANGSAVSCSPITLTMANQVVQSVKRPLVAPVVAASEIKRPSIIQTIQAPTPRLVASPKPSFTSDSNKTPDQIAVLKASYTQCQFPEEEEVYRLIESTGLSRGEIKKWFSEQRLLNHKVAPQVIKIEPQALKDSQPKKAVPTQFPLLERLKGKSSEQLKMLEESFQRTSSPTEIDVDNLVVDTRLSKTEIDCWFSERRALRDNLEQALANSMCPKSLEEQRGILNSVYEQDSKVRCSPLPIVTTSTSPEPIDRKSLGLLKEVFTQTQWPSPEEYSQLEGQTGLSRTEIVRWFKENRSSLKNGTMDWMDQFHKVNGKAGQNGQSSSGITERPPSSILQQHFTEAKTTLLSAEDAEKLPLQSKLINQDIVQWFTSKLGQSMTDISRGRDQHGQANVDRSRWVKVTMAVGDETKGALENQKIGSEAEVLMGDQPGRVTG, from the coding sequence ATGGCCAGCCGAAGGAAGACCACGACCCCTTGTAGAGCTGATGCTGTTTTTCGAGGTGATGACATGATGTGGCAAGAGGATCCAGGTgagatggaggtggaggtatCGGCAAAGGACAAAAGCACAGTGGTGAATGGATCCACAGAGATGCTTCCTGGAGAGGACTGGAGCTCCGGGACAGAGCCTAGTGGTTCACTTCAGGAGTCGCCGGCCCCTGAGAAACCTAATGCGGTGGATTCAAGGCCTCAGAGGAAGCAGCAGGGAGGCTATGAATGCAAGTACTGTCCGTTCTCTACGCAGAACCTGAATGAGTTCAAGGAACACGTGGACTCCAATCACCCCAATGTCATTCTCAACCCGCTCTACCTGTGTGCTGTGTGCAACTTCAACACAAAGAAGTTTGACACCTTGACAGAGCACAACGAGAGGTGTCATCCAGGGGAGAGCAACTTCAAGTTCAAGAGAATCAAGCTGAACAATCAGACCATCCTAGAGCAGTCGATAGAAGGAGCAGGCAACGCTGTGGTCTGTGATTCAACCAACGGCATTCAGACAGGAGAAGACTTCGCCACTTTCCCCCTGAGCAAATCCACCACGGTGAAGATTAGTAAGCCAAAAACAGACAACAAACGGTTATTCACAGAAAGTCAACCGGACAGACTCGACCACGAGCTCCCCAGAAAGCAGATCGCCGCCGTGAATGTGACCGGGACCGTGATCATCCCAGAAGCAACCCTAAAAGATGGCGTCTCTCATATCATGCCTTCTCTTCAGCGCCCGCCTAACTACAACTTAGTACCAAAAATCGCTGTCCCTTTGAACACCTCCAAGTACAACCCTTCACTGGACAGTAACATGACACTCATCACATCCTTCACCAAGTTCCCGTACCCGACCCAAGCGGAGCTGTCCTGGCTTACCGTTGCCTCCAAGCACCCCGAGGAACAGATCAAGGTGTGGTTCACCCTCCAGAGACTGAAGCAAGGCATCAGCTGGTCCCCTGAAGAGGTGGAAGAAGCTCGGAAGAAGATGTTCAACGGCACCATCCAGTCAGTCCCACAGACCACCTTCACCGTGCTGAGCGGCGCCCAGATGGCTCAGTCCACCAAAGGACAACAGTCCCTAGTTCAATCCGTCCCCTTCAACCTCCTGGGACAGACCAGTTATGTGTTGACGCCGGTTGCGAACGGCTCAGCTGTCAGTTGTTCTCCCATCACACTAACCATGGCAAACCAGGTCGTACAGTCAGTCAAGCGACCCTTGGTAGCTCCAGTAGTGGCCGCTTCAGAGATCAAACGTCCCTCCATAATCCAGACGATTCAGGCACCTACACCTAGACTGGTGGCTTCGCCTAAACCCAGCTTCACTTCAGACTCCAATAAAACCCCGGACCAGATTGCTGTACTGAAAGCGAGTTACACCCAGTGCCAGTTCCCTGAAGAGGAGGAAGTGTACCGCCTCATTGAGTCCACCGGCCTCTCTAGAGGAGAAATCAAGAAGTGGTTCAGTGAGCAACGACTCCTCAATCACAAGGTGGCGCCACAGGTGATTAAGATTGAGCCCCAGGCATTGAAAGACAGTCAGCCCAAAAAGGCTGTCCCCACCCAGTTTCCTCTCCTGGAGAGGCTCAAAGGCAAATCCTCTGAGCAGCTCAAGATGCTAGAGGAGAGTTTTCAGAGGACCAGCTCCCCCACTGAAATTGACGTTGACAATCTCGTTGTGGACACAAGGCTCTCCAAGACTGAGATCGACTGCTGGTTCTCAGAGCGCAGAGCACTGCGGGACAACTTGGAGCAAGCCCTGGCAAACTCCATGTGTCCGAAGAGCCTTGAGGAGCAACGAGGGATACTGAATAGTGTTTACGAACAGGACAGCAAAGTCCGGTGCTCACCTCTTCCCATCGTCACCACTTCCACCAGTCCTGAGCCCATCGACAGGAAATCACTAGGGCTTCTCAAAGAGGTGTTCACCCAGACCCAGTGGCCGTCGCCAGAGGAGTACAGCCAGCTGGAGGGACAGACGGGTTTGTCTCGCACAGAGATTGTCCGCTGGTTCAAGGAAAACCGATCTTCCCTGAAGAACGGAACCATGGACTGGATGGACCAGTTCCACAAAGTCAACGGCAAAGCAGGACAGAATGGTCAGAGCTCGTCAGGCATCACCGAACGACCCCCAAGCAGCATTCTCCAGCAGCACTTCACAGAAGCCAAGACCACGCTGCTTTCGGCAGAGGACGCAGAGAAGCTTCCTTTGCAGTCGAAACTCATCAACCAGGACATAGTCCAGTGGTTTACCAGTAAGCTGGGCCAGAGTATGACAGACATCAGCAGGGGCAGGGACCAACATGGACAGGCCAACGTGGACAGAAGCAGATGGGTGAAGGTGACCATGGCTGTAGGGGACGAGACTAAAGGTGCTTTGGAGAACCAGAAGATCGGCTCGGAAGCAGAGGTGCTGATGGGAGACCAACCTGGTCGGGTGACTGGATGA